A part of Dasypus novemcinctus isolate mDasNov1 chromosome 7, mDasNov1.1.hap2, whole genome shotgun sequence genomic DNA contains:
- the MRPL44 gene encoding large ribosomal subunit protein mL44 has translation MASGLVRLTLRGPQCLLAPAAVTLAPPIRGVKKGLRAALRFQKELERWRLLRCPPPPVRRSEKPNWDYHAEIQAFGHRLHETFSIDLLKTAFVNSCYITSEEAKRQKLGIEKEAVLLNLKDNRELSEQGISFSQTCLTQFFEDAYPNLPPEGIKSLVDFLTGEDIVCHVARNLAVEQLTLSAEFPVPQTVLQQTFFAVIGALLQSSGPQRTAVFIRDFLITQLTGKELFEIWTIINPMGLLVEELKKRNISPPESRLTRQSGSTTALPLYFVGLYCDRKLIAEGPGETVLVAEEEAARVALRKIYGFTENRRPWDYSQPKENLRTEKTITAS, from the exons ATGGCGTCTGGGTTGGTGCGGCTGACCCTGCGCGGGCCTCAGTGCCTCCTGGCTCCGGCAGCCGTCACTCTCGCCCCGCCGATTCGAGGAGTGAAGAAGGGATTACGCGCCGCCTTACGATTCCAGAAGGAGTTGGAGCGGTGGCGCCTGCTCCGGTGCCCGCCGCCGCCTGTGCGCCG ttcTGAGAAGCCCAACTGGGATTATCATGCTGAAATACAAGCATTTGGACATCGGTTACATGAAACCTTCTCCATAGATCTTCTCAAAACTGCATTTGTTAATAGCTGTTATATTACAAGTGAGGAGGCCAAACGCCAAAAACTTGGGATAGAGAAGGAAGCAGTTCTTCTGAATCTTAAAGATAATCGAGAACTATCTGAACAAGGAATATCTTTTTCACAAACTTGCCTCACACAATTTTTTGAAGACGCGTATCCAAACTTGCCCCCTGAAGGCATCAAAAGTCTTGTTGATTTTCTCACTGGTGAGGACATAGTGTGTCATGTGGCTAGAAACTTGGCTGTGGAGCAGTTAACACTGAGTGCGGAATTTCCAGTCCCCCAAACTGTATTACAACAGACTTTCTTTGCAGTAATTGGAGCCCTACTACAGAGCAGTGGACCTCAGAGGACTGCAGTTTTCATCAGG GACTTCTTAATTACTCAGTTGACTGGAAAAGAGCTCTTTGAGATTTGGACGATAATAAATCCCATGGGTCTACTGGTAGAAGAGTTGAAGAAAAGGAATATTTCGCCTCCTGAATCTAGACTTACTAGGCAGTCTGGAAGCACCACAGCTTTGCCTTTATATTTTGTTGGCTTATACTG TGATAGAAAGTTGATTGCAGAAGGACCTGGAGAGACAGTATTGGTTGCAGAAGAAGAAGCTGCTAGAGTGGCACTTAGGAAAATTTATGGATTCACTGAGAATAGACGTCCCTGGGATTATTCACAGCCCAAAGAGAATTTGAGAACAGAAAAGACCATCACTGCCAGCTAG